A single window of Jeotgalibacillus haloalkalitolerans DNA harbors:
- the sppA gene encoding signal peptide peptidase SppA — MNTKRWIALGIAGVLFIVSAGINFATAALSTNFDEMFASFETTGGLSEEVIESGSTTDRIAVIDLNGTIQDTGETGGLLGAAGYNHSHFMDQLNQVKEDGTIKGVVLSVNTPGGGVVESAQIHDKILEIQEAGKTVYVSMGAQATSGGYYVAAPADKIYASRETMTGSLGVILQSINFGELADNYGVEFVTVTSGEFKDMLNPAEEVREEDLEIVRSILNDSYDGFVDVIANGRDLPEDRVREIADGRIYNGVQALELDLIDEFGYEEDVISAIKTDLDMENASVIHYGMPNDLSSLLSLQVQKTFGGLEGQILSEVMSHTGGPRPMYLYAD; from the coding sequence ATGAATACTAAAAGATGGATTGCGCTCGGTATTGCAGGCGTGCTGTTTATCGTATCAGCCGGCATCAACTTTGCAACTGCAGCACTCTCAACAAATTTTGATGAAATGTTTGCTTCTTTTGAAACAACAGGCGGCCTGTCTGAAGAAGTGATTGAATCAGGCAGCACGACTGACAGGATCGCTGTGATTGACCTGAATGGTACGATTCAGGATACAGGTGAAACTGGAGGGTTACTTGGGGCAGCAGGTTATAATCATTCACACTTTATGGACCAGCTGAACCAGGTGAAAGAAGACGGGACGATTAAAGGCGTCGTGCTGAGTGTGAATACACCAGGTGGAGGCGTCGTTGAAAGTGCCCAGATACACGATAAAATTCTCGAAATCCAGGAAGCCGGTAAAACTGTATACGTTTCAATGGGTGCTCAGGCAACATCAGGTGGTTATTACGTAGCAGCACCAGCCGATAAAATTTATGCGAGCAGAGAAACAATGACCGGTTCACTTGGTGTCATTCTGCAAAGCATTAATTTCGGGGAACTTGCTGATAATTACGGCGTTGAATTCGTCACAGTAACTTCCGGGGAATTTAAAGATATGCTGAATCCGGCAGAAGAAGTCCGTGAAGAAGACCTTGAGATTGTCCGGAGTATATTGAATGACTCTTATGATGGATTTGTTGACGTGATTGCAAACGGGCGGGATCTTCCTGAAGACCGTGTCAGGGAAATTGCTGACGGACGTATTTATAATGGTGTTCAGGCACTTGAGCTTGACTTGATTGATGAATTTGGATACGAAGAAGACGTGATCAGTGCGATCAAAACAGACCTTGATATGGAAAATGCATCTGTGATTCATTACGGCATGCCGAATGATTTGAGCTCACTGCTGTCACTGCAGGTACAAAAAACATTTGGCGGTCTTGAAGGTCAGATTCTTTCAGAAGTGATGAGTCACACCGGCGGACCACGTCCGATGTACTTATACGCTGATTAA
- the rarD gene encoding EamA family transporter RarD: MKQQLFTKERGGGMENEERLGIIYTALAYTLWGLLPVYWKFVQHVPADEILANRIFWSFWFMLVLLIAMRQFGHFKKEALSLFKRPKLLGALIAASILISINWFVYIWAVNSEQMVEASLGYYINPLVSVLLGVFVLKEVLSKAQVLSFILALVGVLILTISYGSFPWIAFALAFSFGFYGLVKKMLRVNAAIGLTLETLTIMPVALIYLGYLQGSGNMALFHVSLTTDVLLVGAGAATAIPLLLFANGAQRIPLFMVGFLQYIAPTLTLILGVFLYGEPFSAVDLISFVFIWLSLTVFTLSRMRIARKARI; the protein is encoded by the coding sequence TTGAAACAGCAATTATTTACGAAAGAACGGGGCGGTGGAATGGAAAACGAAGAAAGATTAGGCATCATCTATACTGCCCTAGCATACACACTATGGGGATTGCTCCCGGTATACTGGAAGTTTGTTCAGCACGTTCCGGCAGATGAGATCCTGGCAAACCGGATTTTCTGGTCATTCTGGTTTATGCTCGTATTGCTCATTGCCATGAGGCAGTTTGGTCACTTTAAGAAGGAGGCATTATCTCTTTTTAAGCGGCCAAAATTGTTAGGGGCACTGATCGCAGCCTCTATTCTGATCAGTATTAACTGGTTTGTTTACATATGGGCAGTCAATTCAGAGCAGATGGTTGAAGCAAGTCTTGGGTATTATATTAATCCGCTTGTTTCTGTGCTGCTTGGTGTTTTTGTATTAAAAGAAGTGCTATCGAAAGCGCAGGTTTTATCATTTATTTTAGCGTTAGTTGGTGTGTTGATTTTAACAATATCCTATGGGAGTTTTCCGTGGATTGCGTTTGCGCTTGCATTTTCATTCGGGTTTTATGGGCTCGTGAAGAAAATGCTGCGCGTGAATGCAGCGATTGGGCTGACGCTTGAGACGCTGACGATTATGCCGGTTGCCCTGATTTATCTTGGCTATCTGCAGGGTTCAGGTAATATGGCGCTGTTTCATGTGTCACTCACAACAGACGTGCTGCTGGTTGGGGCAGGTGCAGCTACCGCTATCCCGCTGCTATTGTTTGCAAATGGAGCGCAGCGGATCCCGCTGTTTATGGTCGGTTTTCTGCAGTATATCGCTCCTACACTTACCCTGATTCTCGGTGTTTTCCTATATGGGGAACCCTTCAGTGCGGTTGATTTAATTTCCTTTGTTTTTATCTGGCTCAGTCTGACAGTCTTTACTTTATCAAGAATGAGAATTGCAAGGAAAGCCAGAATATAA
- a CDS encoding RDD family protein, which produces MDTNESNYIEKPAFLPHYGGFWIRVCAYLFDLLVIAALNGLLIYPVFRLSGLEMGSGMFSSVNIATAAVFFAYFVLMTKFFGQTLGKMIFGLRVVAKDGERPGWITVLIRELAGRYIYTSITFFGLPFLAVLYVAAAFTPKKQAVHDLFADTTVVHERTVVKAETVKV; this is translated from the coding sequence ATGGATACAAATGAATCAAATTATATTGAAAAACCGGCTTTCCTGCCTCATTACGGCGGATTCTGGATCAGGGTTTGCGCGTATCTTTTTGATCTGCTTGTAATCGCTGCGCTGAACGGTCTGCTGATCTATCCGGTTTTCAGATTAAGCGGTCTTGAAATGGGAAGCGGCATGTTCAGTAGTGTAAATATTGCAACTGCTGCAGTATTCTTTGCCTATTTCGTATTAATGACAAAATTCTTCGGGCAGACGCTCGGTAAAATGATATTTGGATTAAGAGTAGTAGCAAAAGACGGGGAGCGCCCGGGGTGGATTACGGTATTAATCAGAGAACTTGCAGGCAGATACATTTATACGTCAATTACGTTCTTTGGACTACCGTTTCTTGCAGTACTCTATGTCGCAGCTGCTTTTACACCGAAAAAGCAGGCAGTACATGATCTGTTCGCAGACACAACCGTTGTACATGAACGGACTGTCGTAAAAGCCGAAACTGTAAAAGTATAA
- the ytfJ gene encoding GerW family sporulation protein has translation MTTAMEQLKEMVDVNTIIGDPVETADGSTIMTVSRVRFGYAAGGSDYQTSYEAASELPFGGGSGGGVSITPVAFLIVGKDGIRLHHMNEGAHLLEKLMDMAPDAVSRITDVFRQEETY, from the coding sequence ATGACAACAGCAATGGAGCAGTTGAAGGAAATGGTTGACGTGAACACAATTATCGGTGACCCGGTTGAAACGGCTGATGGCAGCACGATCATGACAGTGTCACGCGTACGGTTCGGTTATGCAGCAGGAGGAAGTGACTACCAGACTTCATATGAAGCAGCGTCTGAGCTGCCATTTGGCGGTGGAAGCGGCGGTGGCGTTTCGATTACCCCGGTTGCATTTCTGATTGTAGGAAAAGATGGTATTCGTCTCCATCACATGAATGAAGGAGCACATCTGCTTGAAAAATTAATGGATATGGCACCGGATGCGGTCAGCAGAATCACAGATGTATTTCGTCAGGAGGAAACATATTAG
- a CDS encoding NAD kinase gives MSERRNIYFYARKTEQAKEHLRMLEELAERYQFNVVQDYKKANIIVSLGGDGAFLQAVRKTGFRQDCLYAGVSDSGKKSLYCDFHVDDVSSMIDAMTQDQIEVRKYPTIEVTVDDETSFLCLNEFSIRSGIIKTFVMDVHIDDLHFETFRGDGMIISTPTGSSAYNKSVGGAVVDPMLPCMQVSELASVNSNRFRTLGSSFILSGQRKLRLTVTQDGNDYPVMGLDNEALGISHVQHVDLALSENIVKTVKLKDNSFWEKVKRTFL, from the coding sequence ATGTCTGAAAGAAGAAATATTTATTTTTATGCCCGCAAAACTGAACAGGCTAAAGAACATTTACGTATGCTTGAAGAATTGGCAGAGCGTTATCAGTTCAATGTCGTTCAGGATTATAAAAAAGCAAATATTATTGTCAGTCTCGGCGGTGACGGTGCATTTCTTCAGGCTGTCAGAAAAACCGGCTTCAGACAGGACTGCCTGTATGCAGGTGTATCAGACTCAGGCAAAAAGAGTCTGTACTGTGATTTCCATGTAGATGACGTCTCGTCTATGATTGACGCCATGACACAAGATCAGATCGAAGTCCGGAAATACCCGACAATTGAGGTAACAGTGGATGATGAGACAAGCTTTCTTTGCCTCAATGAATTCAGCATCCGTTCAGGGATCATCAAAACATTTGTAATGGATGTACATATTGATGACCTGCATTTTGAAACGTTCCGCGGTGACGGTATGATTATTTCAACGCCGACCGGCAGCTCTGCTTACAACAAATCTGTTGGCGGCGCAGTAGTGGATCCGATGCTGCCATGCATGCAGGTAAGTGAGCTTGCTTCTGTGAACAGCAACCGTTTCCGTACGCTTGGCTCATCATTTATCCTGAGCGGCCAGCGCAAGCTCCGACTGACTGTCACGCAGGATGGAAATGATTATCCTGTGATGGGACTTGATAATGAAGCGCTTGGGATCAGCCATGTTCAGCACGTGGATCTTGCATTAAGTGAAAACATCGTCAAAACTGTCAAACTGAAAGACAACTCATTCTGGGAAAAAGTAAAGAGAACTTTCCTATAA